One Acidobacteriota bacterium genomic window carries:
- a CDS encoding carboxypeptidase regulatory-like domain-containing protein → MSKRFAGASVVAALVAAALVSFSASGRALGGAQAAEADISGVVTSANGPEEGVWVIAETTSLPTKFVKSVVTGDDGRYLIPDLPEATYDVWVRGYGLVDSDPVTAAPGDTVDLEATVAATPAEAARVYPANYWYSLIRPPATDEFPGTGEDGNGIAANLQHQEQWVDIQKQGCMLCHQLGNRIVREIDNLDQFDSSLEAWDHRVRMGQRGGQMTNAMNRFGRVRGLQMFADWSDRIATGEVPPAPPRPQGIERNVVISMWEWGTDIDYIHDEIATDKRDPTINAGGPVYGVNISNDALTILDPVTHTATSLNVPLRVDPDTVPGMIARSMPAPSRFFGDDLIWNDPANPHNPMMDSKGRVWMTSAIRDRANPDYCQEGSDNPYAKYFPLPSGFRSAVYYEPDREQFVLVDTCFGTHHLQFAEDENDTLYFSGGGQVIGWIDTKLYDETGDERLSQGWCPTVLDTNGDGVITKPWNEPAPRGRAAEQDPDLSLDTRVNIGSYGVIGDPTDDKAVWISSNRFPGRLARLHVGDSPPESCVTEMYEVPSVLDPNVPPEKRGFGSRGLDIDRDGVIWTALSGSSHLASFDRRKCAVHNGPVTAEGRHCVEGWTLYPTPGPTIAGTDPPVRADYHYYNWVDQWDTLGLGRDIPIATGSNSDSLLAFDPDTEEWTVLRVPYPQGFFTRGLDGRIDDPDAGWKGRGVWATYGAAATWHIEGGVGVKPGMLKFQVRPHPLAE, encoded by the coding sequence ATGAGCAAGCGTTTTGCCGGAGCGTCGGTCGTCGCCGCGTTGGTTGCTGCGGCACTGGTCTCCTTCTCCGCGTCCGGCCGCGCCCTGGGCGGGGCGCAGGCCGCCGAGGCGGACATCAGCGGCGTGGTTACCAGCGCGAACGGACCCGAGGAGGGCGTCTGGGTCATCGCGGAAACCACGTCTCTCCCGACGAAGTTCGTCAAGAGCGTGGTCACCGGCGACGACGGCCGGTACCTGATTCCCGACCTGCCGGAGGCGACCTACGACGTGTGGGTGCGCGGCTACGGGCTGGTCGATTCCGATCCGGTCACTGCCGCGCCGGGCGACACGGTGGACCTGGAGGCGACCGTGGCGGCAACGCCAGCCGAGGCCGCCCGGGTCTACCCGGCCAACTACTGGTATTCGCTCATCCGGCCGCCGGCGACCGACGAGTTTCCGGGCACCGGTGAGGACGGCAACGGTATCGCCGCGAACCTGCAGCACCAGGAACAGTGGGTCGATATCCAGAAGCAGGGTTGCATGCTGTGCCACCAGCTCGGCAACCGGATAGTCCGCGAAATCGACAACCTCGACCAGTTCGACTCCAGCCTCGAGGCTTGGGACCACCGCGTGCGAATGGGCCAGCGCGGCGGGCAGATGACCAACGCCATGAACCGGTTCGGCCGGGTGCGCGGGCTGCAGATGTTCGCCGACTGGAGCGATCGGATCGCCACCGGCGAAGTGCCGCCTGCCCCGCCGCGCCCACAGGGGATCGAGCGGAACGTCGTCATCTCGATGTGGGAGTGGGGGACCGACATCGACTACATCCACGACGAGATCGCCACCGACAAGCGCGATCCGACGATCAATGCCGGCGGCCCGGTCTACGGTGTGAACATCTCCAACGACGCGCTCACGATTCTCGATCCGGTGACCCACACCGCCACCAGCCTGAACGTCCCGCTGCGGGTCGACCCGGACACGGTGCCGGGAATGATCGCCCGCTCGATGCCGGCGCCGTCGCGGTTCTTCGGAGACGACCTCATCTGGAACGACCCGGCCAACCCGCACAATCCGATGATGGACAGCAAGGGGCGCGTGTGGATGACCTCGGCGATCCGTGACCGCGCCAACCCCGACTACTGCCAGGAAGGGTCGGACAATCCCTACGCGAAGTACTTCCCGCTGCCCAGCGGCTTCCGGTCCGCCGTGTACTACGAGCCGGACCGGGAGCAGTTCGTGCTGGTCGACACCTGCTTCGGAACTCACCACCTGCAGTTCGCCGAGGACGAGAACGACACCCTCTACTTCAGCGGCGGGGGGCAGGTCATCGGCTGGATCGACACGAAGCTCTACGACGAGACCGGCGACGAGCGGCTCTCGCAGGGCTGGTGCCCGACGGTTCTCGACACTAACGGCGACGGCGTGATCACGAAGCCGTGGAACGAGCCGGCGCCGCGCGGGCGGGCGGCCGAGCAGGACCCCGACCTGTCGCTCGACACCCGCGTGAACATCGGCAGCTACGGCGTCATCGGCGATCCGACCGACGACAAGGCGGTCTGGATCAGCTCGAACCGGTTCCCGGGCCGGCTCGCCCGGCTGCACGTCGGCGACAGCCCGCCGGAGAGCTGCGTGACGGAGATGTACGAGGTGCCGTCGGTCCTCGATCCGAACGTGCCCCCGGAGAAGCGCGGATTCGGCTCGCGCGGGCTGGACATCGACCGCGATGGCGTCATCTGGACCGCCCTGTCGGGGTCGAGCCACCTGGCCAGCTTCGACCGCCGCAAGTGCGCGGTGCATAACGGTCCGGTGACCGCCGAGGGCCGCCACTGCGTCGAGGGCTGGACGCTCTACCCCACGCCCGGCCCCACGATTGCCGGGACCGACCCGCCAGTGCGGGCGGACTACCACTACTACAACTGGGTGGATCAGTGGGACACGCTCGGCCTGGGCCGGGACATCCCGATTGCGACCGGTTCGAACTCCGACTCGCTGCTCGCTTTCGACCCGGACACCGAAGAGTGGACAGTGTTGCGGGTGCCATATCCGCAGGGCTTCTTCACGCGGGGGCTCGACGGCCGGATCGACGATCCGGACGCCGGCTGGAAGGGGCGCGGGGTGTGGGCCACCTACGGCGCGGCGGCCACCTGGCACATCGAGGGAGGCGTCGGCGTGAAGCCGGGCATGCTGAAATTCCAGGTGCGCCCGCATCCACTCGCAGAATAG
- a CDS encoding class I SAM-dependent methyltransferase — translation MRLYEELAEWWPLLDDPATAYAVEAGIYADLLADACDGPIESLLELGSGGGNNALHMKRRFPNLLLTDISEEMLSVSRALNPECEHRLGDMRTLRLGRTFDAVFVHDAVCYMATEADLRRAIETARVHCRPGGAVLFAPDYVRENFPDEMTDDGGCDEPAPTGPAGAHRRGLRYLEWRWDPDPDDTQYVVDYAFLLRDRDGSARVVHDRHVEGLFTRQRWLDLLAEVGFEARSVPFVHPEVEPGRHEMFVGRLRASPTVP, via the coding sequence ATGCGCCTGTACGAAGAACTCGCGGAGTGGTGGCCGCTCCTCGACGACCCGGCGACCGCCTACGCCGTGGAAGCGGGCATCTATGCCGACCTGCTGGCCGACGCTTGTGACGGGCCGATCGAGTCCCTGCTGGAGCTCGGCAGCGGCGGCGGCAACAACGCCCTGCACATGAAGCGGCGGTTCCCCAACCTGCTGCTCACGGACATCTCGGAAGAAATGCTGTCCGTGAGCCGCGCCCTCAACCCGGAATGCGAGCATCGGCTCGGCGACATGCGCACGCTGAGGCTCGGCCGGACGTTCGACGCGGTGTTCGTCCATGACGCCGTCTGCTACATGGCGACGGAAGCCGATCTGCGCCGCGCCATCGAGACTGCGCGGGTCCACTGCCGGCCGGGCGGCGCCGTGCTGTTCGCGCCCGACTACGTCCGCGAGAACTTCCCAGACGAAATGACGGACGACGGTGGCTGCGACGAGCCTGCGCCTACCGGCCCCGCCGGCGCGCACCGGCGCGGCCTGCGCTATCTCGAGTGGCGCTGGGATCCGGACCCCGACGACACTCAGTACGTCGTCGACTACGCGTTCCTGCTGCGGGACCGTGACGGCTCGGCGCGGGTCGTGCACGACCGTCACGTCGAAGGGCTCTTCACGCGCCAGCGCTGGCTGGATCTGCTGGCCGAGGTCGGTTTCGAGGCTCGCAGCGTGCCGTTCGTGCACCCGGAAGTGGAGCCAGGCCGACACGAGATGTTCGTAGGACGCCTACGCGCGTCCCCTACCGTGCCATAG
- a CDS encoding ABC transporter permease: protein MRRLAATVRLDFQLQMRNGFYYAVAFLLACWFVVLTVLPAIDWAYVLPAFVFGNLVVVNFYFVAGLVLLEKNEGTLEAQVVTPLADWEYLASKTLTLAALSLVEQAVIVWSAHGGGFAIGPLAAGIVLAATLYTLTGFVLVARYRSINEFLFPSVPFTFILSLPILHYFGVWDTWLLYLHPFTAPLTLLAAAFGPIPSWQWAYGLLYSAVWAGLLFLAGQRAFERYLVAREGTR from the coding sequence ATGCGCAGGCTGGCCGCCACCGTTCGCCTGGACTTCCAGTTGCAGATGCGGAACGGCTTCTACTACGCGGTGGCCTTCCTGCTGGCCTGCTGGTTCGTCGTGCTAACGGTCCTTCCCGCCATCGACTGGGCCTATGTCCTGCCCGCCTTCGTGTTCGGCAATCTGGTCGTGGTCAACTTCTACTTCGTCGCCGGACTCGTCCTGCTCGAGAAGAACGAAGGGACGCTGGAGGCCCAGGTGGTGACGCCGCTCGCGGACTGGGAGTATCTCGCGTCGAAGACGCTGACGCTGGCCGCGCTCTCGCTGGTCGAGCAGGCCGTCATCGTCTGGTCCGCCCATGGCGGCGGTTTCGCGATAGGCCCGCTGGCGGCGGGCATCGTGCTGGCGGCCACCCTCTATACGCTGACGGGTTTTGTCCTCGTCGCCCGCTATCGGTCGATCAACGAGTTCCTCTTTCCCTCGGTCCCGTTCACGTTCATTCTCTCGCTGCCGATCCTGCACTACTTCGGCGTATGGGATACCTGGCTGCTCTATCTCCATCCCTTCACGGCGCCGCTCACGCTGCTGGCGGCGGCGTTCGGGCCGATTCCGTCGTGGCAGTGGGCCTATGGGTTGCTCTATTCCGCGGTCTGGGCGGGGCTGCTGTTCCTTGCCGGCCAGCGGGCGTTCGAACGCTACCTGGTTGCCCGTGAGGGGACCCGCTGA
- a CDS encoding methyltransferase domain-containing protein — MDLCDVGLPGEFLRGQPAQTYHQGRDVRVHFRHEFPLGAVRAVGAVRVRSPGSGRQLQRPGLLIIGLGGSMDALFFELFSGLPRQGPGEAASTLRALALVPGVGPGTRVLDIGCGTGAQTLVLAKGSAAHIVAVDNHAPFVDFLNREALRLGLTHRLEARVADMGRLDFGDGSFEVIWSEGAIYNIGFEVGLRDWRRLLADGGHIVVTEACWRRPDPPGACEAFWREEYPDMRDVPTLLQAVDRCGYETVAHFPLPASAWWDDYYRPLQDNVTAFRKRYPGRRDAQELADGIQREIDVWHAFSECYGYQFFVLRAH, encoded by the coding sequence ATGGACTTATGCGACGTCGGGCTACCTGGTGAGTTTCTTCGTGGCCAACCGGCACAGACATATCACCAGGGGCGAGATGTGCGCGTACATTTTCGCCACGAATTCCCCCTGGGTGCTGTGCGGGCTGTTGGGGCTGTACGTGTCCGTTCGCCTGGTTCTGGACGGCAACTACAGCGTCCTGGGCTATTGATCATCGGATTGGGGGGGAGCATGGACGCGCTTTTCTTCGAGCTGTTCAGCGGGTTGCCGCGGCAGGGGCCGGGAGAGGCCGCGAGTACGCTTCGAGCCCTTGCGCTCGTTCCGGGTGTCGGCCCGGGAACCCGCGTGCTCGACATCGGCTGTGGCACCGGCGCCCAGACACTGGTTCTGGCGAAGGGCTCGGCGGCGCACATCGTGGCGGTGGACAATCACGCGCCGTTCGTCGACTTCCTGAACCGCGAGGCGCTGCGCCTGGGGCTGACGCACCGGCTGGAAGCCCGGGTCGCCGACATGGGGCGGCTCGACTTTGGTGACGGCTCCTTCGAGGTCATCTGGTCCGAAGGGGCGATCTACAACATCGGCTTCGAGGTCGGGCTCCGCGACTGGCGCCGGCTCCTCGCGGATGGAGGCCACATCGTGGTGACGGAGGCCTGCTGGCGGCGGCCGGACCCGCCCGGTGCGTGCGAGGCGTTCTGGAGAGAGGAGTATCCGGACATGCGTGACGTGCCGACTCTTCTGCAGGCCGTCGACCGGTGCGGTTACGAGACGGTGGCCCACTTTCCCCTCCCCGCGTCGGCCTGGTGGGACGACTACTATCGCCCCCTTCAGGACAACGTGACCGCGTTCCGCAAGCGTTATCCCGGCAGGCGGGACGCACAGGAGCTGGCGGACGGGATCCAGCGCGAGATAGACGTCTGGCATGCCTTTTCGGAGTGCTACGGCTACCAGTTCTTCGTGCTCCGCGCCCACTGA
- a CDS encoding ABC transporter ATP-binding protein, with amino-acid sequence MVVDVDGLTFTYAAGTSPAVRNLSFRIDRGEILGFLGPSGAGKSTTQKVLIGLLRGYEGAVSVLGRDLADWGADYYERIGVSFELPNHYLRLTGVENLSYFRALYRGETREPEALLEMVGLADDGPRLVSEYSKGMKTRLGVARALLNDPQLIFLDEPTVGLDPGSGRGIRNLVREMKAAGRTVFLTTHDMTVADDLCDRVAFIVNGEIRIVESPQKLKLAHGARTVVMEYRLRGNPGRREFPLDGLGANADFQALLRDATIQTLHTQEATLEDVFLSVTGHSLE; translated from the coding sequence ATGGTGGTCGATGTCGACGGGCTGACGTTTACCTATGCAGCCGGGACGAGCCCGGCGGTCCGGAATCTGTCGTTTCGAATTGACCGGGGCGAGATTCTCGGGTTTCTCGGACCGAGCGGCGCGGGGAAGTCGACGACGCAGAAGGTTCTGATCGGGCTGCTGCGAGGCTATGAGGGCGCCGTCTCCGTGCTCGGCCGTGACCTCGCGGATTGGGGAGCCGACTACTACGAACGAATAGGCGTCTCGTTCGAGTTGCCCAATCACTACCTTCGGCTTACGGGCGTTGAGAACCTGAGCTACTTCCGGGCGCTGTACCGGGGAGAGACTCGTGAGCCGGAAGCGCTTCTGGAAATGGTGGGTCTGGCGGACGACGGGCCCCGCCTCGTCTCGGAGTACTCGAAGGGCATGAAGACACGGCTCGGCGTGGCGCGCGCCCTGCTCAACGACCCGCAGTTGATCTTCCTCGACGAGCCGACGGTGGGGCTCGACCCGGGTAGCGGGCGGGGCATCCGCAACCTCGTTCGGGAGATGAAGGCTGCCGGGCGCACCGTGTTCCTGACGACCCACGACATGACGGTGGCCGACGACCTGTGCGACCGCGTGGCGTTCATCGTCAACGGAGAGATACGGATCGTCGAGTCGCCGCAGAAGCTCAAGCTGGCCCACGGCGCGCGCACGGTCGTGATGGAGTACCGCCTCCGGGGCAACCCCGGGCGACGCGAGTTTCCGCTCGACGGGCTCGGCGCCAACGCCGACTTCCAGGCCCTGCTGCGTGACGCCACTATCCAGACCCTGCACACGCAGGAAGCGACGCTCGAGGATGTCTTCCTCAGCGTAACCGGCCACAGCCTGGAGTAA